The DNA segment CGCACCTGGGAGGGCATCATGGCCGAGGCCCCGAAGCGCAGCTTGTTTTACCGCGCGCGGCCCCGGGACGAGGTGTTCGCCCGGATCGATCCGGGCCCAGGTTGACGGCGGATCACGAGAGCCGCTCGAGGGCGCGGTGCACGAGCGCGAAGAACGCCCTCGGATCCTCGGTGTGCGGCGAGTGCCCGATCCCCTCGGGCTCCTCGAAGACCGTGTGCGGCGGCAGGTGTTCCTTGAAGAACCCGAGGCAGCAGGCCGGGATCACGCGGTCCGATTTGCCCCAGATCACGTGGATCGGCATGGAGAGCGAGGCGAACTCGCCCGGCGCGAAGAAGTGCCGCGGCTCGACGGACTCGAGGATCGCGCGCACGGACGGGTTCTTGAACATGCGCTTCAAGTCCGGCGCCACGAGCGGCCCGTACCACGGGACCGCGTGGTTCAATCGCGCCAGGAACGCGCGGGCGTCGCCCATGTTTTCGATGACGAACCCGCGGAGGAACCGCTCGCGCTCGTCCGGATCCTCGACCGGCGCGCCGGCCGGCGAGGTGAGCACGAGGCCCGCGACGCGCTCGGGCCTGCGCTGCGCGTACCGAAGCGCCATCGCGCCGCCGAGCGAGTTGCCCACGACGAGGGCCGGCGCGTCGAGCTCGCGATCGAGCACATGCGAGAGCGCTTCGAACAGGCGCTCGGGCGCGAGCGTCACCCACGGCGCGCCCGAGAGGCCGTGCCCCGGCGCGTCGAGCGCGATCACGCGGCGGCTCGCCTTTCGGATCCGCGCGAGGGTCGGCGCGAAGACCGTGGATGACGAGGCGATGCCATGCAGAAACACGACCGGCGTGGCCGCTCCCTCGCCGCGCGCGTCGTAGACGTGCACGCGCCCGACGGGCGTCTCGACGAAGCGGCTCTCGACGCCGCGGCGCACGAGCATCGCGCGCGTGACGTGATCGAGGACGGACAGCAGAACCATGGGCGCTTCTTAGCACGCGGGGGGGTTTGGGGGCGCAGCTCGGCTTGTCCGAGCGTAGCCCCTAGCGATGGCAGGCTTCGGGCGCGAGGATGTCTTGCCTCGCGCCCTGGCGATCTGCGAAGCTCTGCTGCCCAGATGGCCTCGGGCGAGCTCTCCTGCCGGCGTTGCGGCGCCGCGATCGGCGAGAAGGCGCGTTTTTGCGCCGATTGCGGCGCGCCCGTCGTGGCCGCGTCCGATCCCACGGTCCTCTTCATGAAGGCGCCCTCCGCGCTCGCGCCGACGACGCCGGTGGAGCGCGAGCCGACGCCCGCGTCTGCCTCGCCGAACAGCCGCCTGCCGCCCATGCGGATCCCGCCCGGAACCTTGCTCTCGGGCAATTACGCCGTGCAGAGCGTGCTCGGCGAGGGCGGCATGGGCGTCGTCTATCGCGCGCACGACAGCGCCCTCGGCCGCACGGTCGCGATCAAGTGCCTGCACTCGAACCTCGCCGGCGACGCCGAGATCCGGCGCCGCTTCGTCCGCGAGTCGCGCGTCCTGCGCACGTTCTCGCATCCGCACGTCGTCTCCGTCTTCGACCTCATCGAGCACGATCACCTGCTCGGCATCGTGATGGAGCACGTCGAGGGCCAGACCCTCGCGCATCACCTCGTGAAATGGCGCGGCCGCATGCCCTTCGAGGAGGTCCGCGAGATCTTCGCCGCCGTGCTCGACGCGATGGACGCGGCGCACCGGCAGGGCATCGTGCATCGGGACCTCAAGCCCGACAACGTGCTCGTCATGCGGGGGCCCGGCGGCGAGCTCGTCCCCAAGGTCGTCGATTTCGGCATCGCGCGGATCCTCGAGGGCACGACGTACACCGTCAGCGGCGCGTTGCTCGGCACCTGCCGGTACATGTCGCCCGAGCAGGTCAAGGGCGACAAGACGGCCGATCATCGCTCCGACATCTACTCGCTCGGCGTCACGCTCTACGAGCTCGCGGCCGGCCGGCCGCCCTTCCCCGAGGACAACCATTTCGCGCTCATGATGGCGCACGTCCAGACGGAGCCCTCGCCGCCCTCGCGCCATCGCGTCGAGATCCCGCCCGCGCTCGAGGAGCTCGTGCTCTCCGCGCTTGCGAAAAACCCCGGGGAGCGGCCGCAGACCTGCGCGGAGTTCCGCGCGCGCCTGCTCGTCGCCGTCGACGAGCCCGCGCCCGGATCCGTCGCCTTGCGCCCGTCGAACACCTCGGTTCCCCCGCTCGCGACGGTCCTTCGTGACACGGACGGCGCCGAGGCCGTGCTCGTGCCCGCGGGGACCTTTCTCATGGGCCCCGATCGCCGCGAGGTCTTCCTCGACGCGTATTACGTCGACCGCACGCCCGTCACGAACCGGCAATTCGCGCTCTTCGTCCAGGTCACCGGATACACGCCGGCCGACGAGAGCGGCGGCCGCTTCCTCGCGCACTGGGCGCGCGGCGCCGTGCCGCGCGGGCTCGAGGATCACCCCGTGGTGAACGTCTCGTGGGACGACGCCTGCGCGTATGCCGCGTGGGCCGGCAAGCGTTTGCCCACGGAGGCCGAATGGGAGAAGGCCGCGCGCGGGACGGACGGCCGAAGGTACCCCTGGGGCAAGGCCGAGCCGACGCCGACGCGCGCCCATTACGGCGGAAGACATCGCGGCACGGCGCCCGTCGGCTCCTACCCCGAGGGCGCGTCGCCGTACGGCGTCCTCGACATGGCCGGCAACGTCTGGGAGTGGTGCGAGGACGTCGACGATCCGGCGTTTTACATGGACGGCCCCTCGCGCAACCCGAAGAACACCGCGAAGCCGCGCCACCCGCTCTACGTGATGCGCGGCGGCTCCTGGCTCTTCGGCGCGCAATCGCTGAAGACCTACTCCCGCACCCGATTCGAGCCGCATTATCGCTTCGCGGGCGGCGGCTTTCGTTGCGTTCGCTCGGCGCGCTGAGCGCCCGCTCGGGCGTGGGCGCTTTGCGTGCGCTACGCTCCGCGGTCGAGGGCACGGGAGCGTATGAGGATCGGCTTCTTTTTCGTGATCGTCACGCTCGTCCTGATCGGGGCGGGCCTGTACGTCGGCCGCCGGGTCAAGCGAACGTTCGGGCTCGGCGTCAAGGCCGAACGTATCGGCCTCGCCGTGGTCTTCGGCGCCATCGCGTCGATGATCGCCGCGCGCGCCCTCGGCCTGCGCCCGCTCGGCGAGGTCGCCTTCACGCTGCTGCTCGCCCTGCTGATCAGCACGGGGTTGCTCCTGCTCGTGGACCTCGTGAAGCTCGGGGCCTTGCCTTTCCAGTGGCTCGCGTCACGCGTGAAGCCCGCGCCCACGCCCGCGCCCGCGCTCGGCGTCGCGAACGCGCCCGCGGCGCCCGCGCCCGAGGCCAGGACGTCGGCGCCCCCGGAGCCCACGCCGCCCCCCGCGCAGCTCCCCACGCGCAGGGTTTTTCTTGGCCAGGCCGTCACGGGATCGGCGCTGTTCGTGGGCTCGGGCAGCTCTTTTTATGGCCTGCTCTTCGGGCGACACGATTACGTGATCGAGGAGGTGCCCGTCCGCATCCCGGGCCTCTCGAGGCGCCTCGACGGGTATACCCTCGTCCAGCTCTCAGACATTCATTTCGGCACGTTCGTCGGCGAGGCCGAGATGCGCGCGGCCGAGGAGCTCGTGCGCAAGGCGCGGCCCGATCGGGTCGTGCTCACGGGGGATCTCGTCGACAACGACGCGAGGTACGCCGAGATGCTCGGGCGCCTCGTCCGGAGGCTCGCGCCGCTCGCGAAGGACGGCGTCGTGGCGATCCCGGGCAATCACGACTGGTATGCGGGGATCGACGACGTCGTCTCGGCGCTCACGGCGGCCGGCGCGCGGGTCTTGCGGAATGACGGCCTCGTGATCGGCGACGAAAAGGACGGGCTCGCGCTGCTCGGCGTGGAGGACGTGTGGGCGCGGCGCCGGGGCCGCGGGATGGGGCCGGATCTCGGCGCCGCGATCACGAAGGTGCCGAAGGACCTTCCGCGTGTCCTTCTTTGTCACAACCCCGTGTTTTTCCCGGAGGCCGCGGGCCAGGTGGCCTTGCAGCTCTCCGGGCACACGCACGGCGGGCAGGTCAACCTCGGTGTATTGCAGCCGGGCAAGGTCGTCCTGCCTCATGGATACGTCGCGGGGCTCTACGAGCGTGAGGGTTCGCGGCTCTGGGTGAACCGCGGCTTCGGCACGGCGGGCCCGCCGGCGCGGATCGGCGCGCCGCCGGAGGTGACGAAGGTCGTGCTCGTGTCGGCCTGATTCAGGGGACGACGAGGACCTTCAAGGCGCCCGGCTCGGCCGCGCGCGAGAACGCGCGCTCGGCGTCGGCGAGCGGATACCGCGCGCAGATGAGGGGTCGCGGGTCGACCTGGCCTCGCGCGAGCACGTCGATGGCGCGCTGGAAATCGCCGCAACGCGAGCCGACGATCTTGATCTCGTGGATCACGGCCGGCGCGAGGTCCACGTTCGCGACCCCTGCATACGTGCTCTTCAGGACGATCGTCCCGCGGGGCTTCACGAGGGCGAGCGCGCGGGCGAGCCCCGAGGGGTGCCCCGTCGCCTCCACGACGATATCAAAAGCCGCCTCGGAAAAACCGGATTCGAGCGCGACGTCGAGCCCCGCGGCCTCCAGGATCGCGAGTTTGTCCCGGTGTCGGCCCACGGCGACGGCGCGGCCGAGATCCCCGCGCCGCGCGGCGAGGGCGAGCCCCGTGAGCAGGCCGAGCTTGCCGTCGCCGAGCAGGCAGACGCGGTCGCCCGGCCTCGGCGCGGCCTCGTCGAAGGCGTGCAGCGCGGCGGCGAGCGGCTCGATGAAGGCGGCGCTCTCGTCGGGGATCGAATCTGGCAAGAAATGCAGGTTCTCCTCGGGGATCCGCACGGCCTCGGCGATCCCGCCGTCGCGGCCGAGGATGCCGAGCACGGTGCGCGTGGGGCAATGGTTGCGCCCGCCCGCGCGGCAGGTCGCGCAGCGCCCGCAGGCGCAGTTGATCTCCATCACGACCCGCTTGCCTGCGTGCACGCCGAGGACCTCGTGCCCGAGCACGCCGCGGAAGCCCATGTATCCGCGGGCGAGCTCCAGGTCGGTATTGCAGATGCCGGCCGACCGGACATCAACGACGACCTCGCCCGGCGTGGGCTCGGGATCGGGGACCTCGGCGAGCGCGACGCCGTCGCCTTTGCACTGGAGCGCCTTCATGGTCCGAGCGTACAAAACGAAAAACGGCACCCGAAGGTGCCGTTTTCGTTTTTTGGATTGAGCTGGCGATCCCAGCGGGAATTGAACCCGCGTTACCGACGTGAGAGGCCGGTGTCCTAACCGCTAGACGATGGGACCAGTTTTCAAATCCGTCGGCGACACTTCTTAGCCGACTTCGGGCTGGGGGACAAGGATTCGAACCTTGATAGACGGTGCCAGAAACCGTCGTCCTGCCATTAGACGATCCCCCAAGGACCGGCTTTCCCAAAGGCCTGGGGGGCCAAGGGACCGGCGGAGCACCGGAGCAGTCGCTCCGTCGTCCACGGGCCGCGCAAATTAGCCGACCCGTCGGCCCTGTCAAGCACTTCTTCGCGTATGTTCGGAACGTCGCGAGATCGTTCGGGAATTCCGTTCAATTTGGACCCGGGTGGTGCATCGGCGTCCGCCGCGACCGTCAAAAACGGATCTCCGGCGCCCTCCCTGGACGTGCGCGCGCCTTCGGAAAAACGACCAGTCGGGCCAGGGCGGGCTTGACGGTGGAAAGGGGGGATCTATTTTCCCGGCCGGTTTTAGCCACCGGCATGGCCGAGTGCCAGCGGCGTTGGTGCTCGACGTCCTTCGTGGCCAACAGCCACGGGCGAGGGGGGTCGGCCCGCCGGTGCCCAGCACACAGACTGACGAGGAAGCCATCATGAAGATCAGGCCGCTGCACGACCGCATCGTGGTCAAGCGTCTCGAGAGCGAGACCAAGACGAAGGGTGGGATCATCATCCCGGATTCGGCCAAGGAGAAGCCCATCGAGGGGCGCGTGGTGGCCGTGGGCAACGGCAAGCTGCTCCGCGACGGCAAGCTCCGGCCGCTCGACATCAAGGTCGGCGACGTCGTCCTCTTCGGCAAGTACGCCGGCAACGAGGTGAAGATCGACGGCGAGGACTTCGTGCTCCTCCGCGAGGACGACCTGCTCGCCGTCACCGGCGGCGAAGGCTCCGCGAGCTAGCCCTCGCGCCCCCGCCCTCCTCCTCACCAACCCCAAAGGGAAGAAGATCCATGTCCGCGAAGCAGATCATTTACAGCCGTAGCGCGCGCGCCGCGATCCTCCGGGGCGTCAACACGCTCGCCGAGGCCGTGAAGGTGACGCTCGGGCCGAAGGGCCGGAACGTCGTCATCGAGAAGAGCTGGGGCTCGCCCGTCGTCACGAAGGACGGCGTCACCGTGGCGAAGGAGATCGAGCTGCACTCGAAGCTCGAGAACATGGGCGCCCAGATGGTCCGCGAGGTCGCCTCGAAGACGAGCGACAAGGCCGGCGACGGCACGACCACCGCGACCGTCCTCGCCCAGGCCATCTACAACGAGGGCCTCCGCCTCGTCGAAGCCGGCCACAACCCGATGGACCTCAAGCGCGGCATCGACGCCGCCGTCGCCGCGATCCTCGAGGAGCTGAAGAAGCAAGCCGTCCCGACCAAGGACAAGGAGCAGATCGCGCAGGTCGCCACCATCAGCGCCAACGGCGACAAGGAGATCGGCAACATCCTCGCCGAGGCGATGGAGAAGGTCGGCAAGGAGGGCGTGATCACGGTCGAAGAGAACAAGCGCATGTCGACCGAGCTCGACGCGGTCGAGGGCATGCAGTTCGACCGCGGCTACCTCTCGCCGTACTTCGTCACCGATCCCGAGAAGATGAAGACGGTCCTCAACAACCCGCTCATCCTCGTGAACGAGAAGAAGATCTCGTCGATGGCGGATCTCCTCCCCGTCCTCGAGCAGGTCGTCAAGCACGGCCGCGAGGTCCTCATCATCGCCGAGGACATCGAGGGCGAGGCGCTCGCGACGCTCGTCGTGAACAAGCTGCGCGGCACGCTCAAGGTCGCCGCCATCAAGGCGCCCGGCTTCGGCGATCGCCGCAAGGAGATGCTGAAGGACATCGCGACCCTGACGGGCGCGACGGCCTTCATGGAAGACCTCGGCCAGAAGCTCGACACCGCCACGCTGCGTGACCTCGGCACGGCCCGCCGCGTCGAGATCGACAAGGACAACACCGTCATCGTCGACGGCGCCGGCGACAAGGCCGCGATCAAGGCCCGCATCGAGTCGATCCGCAAGCAGATCGCCGACACGTCGAGCGACTACGATCGCGAGAAGCTCCAGGAGCGCCTCGCGAAGCTCGCGGGCGGCGTCGCCGTCGTGCGCGTCGGCGCGGCGACCGAGGTCGAGATGAAGGAGAAGAAGGCCCGCGTCGAGGACGCGCTGCACGCCACGCGCGCGGCCGTCGAGGAGGGCATCGTCGTCGGCGGCGGCGTCGCGCTGCTCCGCGCCTCGAAGGTGCTCGACAACCTCAAGTTCGGCGACGAGCGCGACGTCGGCGTGCGCATCGTGCGCAAGTCCGCCGAGGCGCCGATCCGTCAGATCTCCACGAACGCCGGCATCGACGGCAGCGTCGTCGTCGAGAAGGTCCGCTCCGCGCAGGGCACGTTCGGCTACAACGCCGCGACCGACACCTACGAGGACCTCTTCGCCGCCGGTGTCATCGACCCGGCCAAGGTCGTGCACCACGCGCTCGCCAACGCCTCCAGCGTGGCGGCCCTGATGCTCACCACCGAGGCGCTCGTCGCCGACAAGCCCAAGAAGGAAACCGCGGCCGCAGCCGGCGGCGGCGGCATGGGCGGCATGGGCGGCATGGGCGGCATGGGCGGCATGGGCGGCATGGGCGGCATGGGCGGCATGGGCGGCATGGGCGACTTCGACATGGGTTGATCGCCCCAGAGCCCCGTATCCGAGCACGGAAGCCTCGGACGTCCTCGACGTCCGGGGCTTTCGTTTTTCGGCGGGCTCGGCAGGAGGGCCTCCGGTTTTTGACCCGGCCTGCCGTATGGCGGTAAACTCCCCCCACGATGTCGGACCCGCTCTTCGCCCGGTTTGGCCGCGAGTTCTCAGCCGGGGACATACTGTGCCGCGAGGGCGATCCCGGCGACGTGATGTACGTGATCCAGTCCGGCTCCGTCCGCATCACCAAGTTGATCGCCGGCGAAGAGCGCGTGATCGCGGTGCTCGGCCCGGGCGAGTTCCTCGGCGAGCTCGCGATCCTGAACGGCAAGCCGCGCAGCGCGACGGCCACGGTCACGGAGACGACGCGCTGCCTGCTGATCGAGGCGAAGACGCTCGAGAAGATGGTCGCGGGCAACTCCGAGATCGCGATGCGCCTCATCAAGAAGCTCGCGAAGCGGCTCGACTCCGCGGACGCGCTCATCGAGGTGCTCATGCACCGCGA comes from the Polyangium spumosum genome and includes:
- a CDS encoding alpha/beta fold hydrolase; this translates as MVLLSVLDHVTRAMLVRRGVESRFVETPVGRVHVYDARGEGAATPVVFLHGIASSSTVFAPTLARIRKASRRVIALDAPGHGLSGAPWVTLAPERLFEALSHVLDRELDAPALVVGNSLGGAMALRYAQRRPERVAGLVLTSPAGAPVEDPDERERFLRGFVIENMGDARAFLARLNHAVPWYGPLVAPDLKRMFKNPSVRAILESVEPRHFFAPGEFASLSMPIHVIWGKSDRVIPACCLGFFKEHLPPHTVFEEPEGIGHSPHTEDPRAFFALVHRALERLS
- a CDS encoding bifunctional serine/threonine-protein kinase/formylglycine-generating enzyme family protein → MASGELSCRRCGAAIGEKARFCADCGAPVVAASDPTVLFMKAPSALAPTTPVEREPTPASASPNSRLPPMRIPPGTLLSGNYAVQSVLGEGGMGVVYRAHDSALGRTVAIKCLHSNLAGDAEIRRRFVRESRVLRTFSHPHVVSVFDLIEHDHLLGIVMEHVEGQTLAHHLVKWRGRMPFEEVREIFAAVLDAMDAAHRQGIVHRDLKPDNVLVMRGPGGELVPKVVDFGIARILEGTTYTVSGALLGTCRYMSPEQVKGDKTADHRSDIYSLGVTLYELAAGRPPFPEDNHFALMMAHVQTEPSPPSRHRVEIPPALEELVLSALAKNPGERPQTCAEFRARLLVAVDEPAPGSVALRPSNTSVPPLATVLRDTDGAEAVLVPAGTFLMGPDRREVFLDAYYVDRTPVTNRQFALFVQVTGYTPADESGGRFLAHWARGAVPRGLEDHPVVNVSWDDACAYAAWAGKRLPTEAEWEKAARGTDGRRYPWGKAEPTPTRAHYGGRHRGTAPVGSYPEGASPYGVLDMAGNVWEWCEDVDDPAFYMDGPSRNPKNTAKPRHPLYVMRGGSWLFGAQSLKTYSRTRFEPHYRFAGGGFRCVRSAR
- a CDS encoding metallophosphoesterase, which encodes MRIGFFFVIVTLVLIGAGLYVGRRVKRTFGLGVKAERIGLAVVFGAIASMIAARALGLRPLGEVAFTLLLALLISTGLLLLVDLVKLGALPFQWLASRVKPAPTPAPALGVANAPAAPAPEARTSAPPEPTPPPAQLPTRRVFLGQAVTGSALFVGSGSSFYGLLFGRHDYVIEEVPVRIPGLSRRLDGYTLVQLSDIHFGTFVGEAEMRAAEELVRKARPDRVVLTGDLVDNDARYAEMLGRLVRRLAPLAKDGVVAIPGNHDWYAGIDDVVSALTAAGARVLRNDGLVIGDEKDGLALLGVEDVWARRRGRGMGPDLGAAITKVPKDLPRVLLCHNPVFFPEAAGQVALQLSGHTHGGQVNLGVLQPGKVVLPHGYVAGLYEREGSRLWVNRGFGTAGPPARIGAPPEVTKVVLVSA
- a CDS encoding alcohol dehydrogenase catalytic domain-containing protein — encoded protein: MKALQCKGDGVALAEVPDPEPTPGEVVVDVRSAGICNTDLELARGYMGFRGVLGHEVLGVHAGKRVVMEINCACGRCATCRAGGRNHCPTRTVLGILGRDGGIAEAVRIPEENLHFLPDSIPDESAAFIEPLAAALHAFDEAAPRPGDRVCLLGDGKLGLLTGLALAARRGDLGRAVAVGRHRDKLAILEAAGLDVALESGFSEAAFDIVVEATGHPSGLARALALVKPRGTIVLKSTYAGVANVDLAPAVIHEIKIVGSRCGDFQRAIDVLARGQVDPRPLICARYPLADAERAFSRAAEPGALKVLVVP
- the groES gene encoding co-chaperone GroES, which encodes MKIRPLHDRIVVKRLESETKTKGGIIIPDSAKEKPIEGRVVAVGNGKLLRDGKLRPLDIKVGDVVLFGKYAGNEVKIDGEDFVLLREDDLLAVTGGEGSAS
- the groL gene encoding chaperonin GroEL (60 kDa chaperone family; promotes refolding of misfolded polypeptides especially under stressful conditions; forms two stacked rings of heptamers to form a barrel-shaped 14mer; ends can be capped by GroES; misfolded proteins enter the barrel where they are refolded when GroES binds), producing the protein MSAKQIIYSRSARAAILRGVNTLAEAVKVTLGPKGRNVVIEKSWGSPVVTKDGVTVAKEIELHSKLENMGAQMVREVASKTSDKAGDGTTTATVLAQAIYNEGLRLVEAGHNPMDLKRGIDAAVAAILEELKKQAVPTKDKEQIAQVATISANGDKEIGNILAEAMEKVGKEGVITVEENKRMSTELDAVEGMQFDRGYLSPYFVTDPEKMKTVLNNPLILVNEKKISSMADLLPVLEQVVKHGREVLIIAEDIEGEALATLVVNKLRGTLKVAAIKAPGFGDRRKEMLKDIATLTGATAFMEDLGQKLDTATLRDLGTARRVEIDKDNTVIVDGAGDKAAIKARIESIRKQIADTSSDYDREKLQERLAKLAGGVAVVRVGAATEVEMKEKKARVEDALHATRAAVEEGIVVGGGVALLRASKVLDNLKFGDERDVGVRIVRKSAEAPIRQISTNAGIDGSVVVEKVRSAQGTFGYNAATDTYEDLFAAGVIDPAKVVHHALANASSVAALMLTTEALVADKPKKETAAAAGGGGMGGMGGMGGMGGMGGMGGMGGMGGMGDFDMG
- a CDS encoding Crp/Fnr family transcriptional regulator — its product is MSDPLFARFGREFSAGDILCREGDPGDVMYVIQSGSVRITKLIAGEERVIAVLGPGEFLGELAILNGKPRSATATVTETTRCLLIEAKTLEKMVAGNSEIAMRLIKKLAKRLDSADALIEVLMHRDPKARIMLALARSAEAFGEKTADGILIRTRAEDLARDVGVDAVAASDVMLRLRRLRLASEVPGGIVVADVGRLQDFVEFLEMPQKFGGEG